A single Anopheles funestus chromosome 2RL, idAnoFuneDA-416_04, whole genome shotgun sequence DNA region contains:
- the LOC125764851 gene encoding uncharacterized protein LOC125764851 isoform X1, translating to MGRNLEMARKLSMKTYSAADNTYESSSGSDSDESNASLLERSCLLSNKFMLPKDLCENVSIFHELFSRTLWDTLPQTTQQKLAKLLPVAKDDMPSATKVVHSLMSQELQRFGKEPMDDFRCKLANGSFRVDIAKLKHNLAELTKKDKRMVELQRMSRLAPKVMLSREAVLYSELHSNDGRAVPSFGRVTDNYDRRRQWKYDFNVSSAMEKYQAVAKKRYLSEIINICDEVGLPMSLSDEEDCMHALPTGTTRKQRRMVGTGPQSSEQSNVLPRPGTFGSFNGTAGNTFDGTIFNAPKVFLVTEEHYRKLLLQHRKRKMEEPDHPELDLDNIKLKDVVSRTQIAAGYRRILPLPKVHISDALKDNSTTMKGKVKSQKSLKMHRTSLDQPDSKGTFERNFGEHQNVERVKTEPSVATNVKVKEEQPTSDCFDSVLNENVVSNVISTRSDEKSTMSNDESVKEDKRNFNAIVETKLETADTFSTSTIMNTAQSTKPLSNESLFDAMVENVEQNSTEQSSMNCLFSNGTHACFLSVVRDLFCSNPDHRSTLPELRLKLDAWTKSPVAERNVWFEQYKNIGEWNDTLQSAVQFLTGEFVNQPEDFVPYIEHKVSLNILQWIGASRDGDSRLVQLCAYWQSRKQEINKPSSQHSLTASNAPCMSGSIVNDSSLMQAVSASPKCRSRTTVASKHVPFSPSYSPSSSMSSVSSLPIAVDNSLFNESTVSSLSIKTATLSEDDGTINERSTATPPPLFPTDWTVRKATDQEIESFREQEKRRYENPHMAFTYKQHSYDSVVGPVKGIYTQAPGISKARGHSMLVANRPNFVTILTLVRDATARLPNGEGTRADICELLKSSQYISPTATDQVLQTIVSGALDRMHTERDPCVKYDAKRKIWIYLHRNRTEQEFERLHMQYQGFTKHKKSIVRKPLRQSKESISTSSTAKHDLLNDSGTSVESFTLNSSMIKMDQDLQATVGCIAMDPTINTDTAIINAEIPISSSTCGTSVGKSTTSLLKKQTPLTLSSDNINVQQPCNDIKSDIHSSIVKGLTSDVNTPCQADQAKQPICIVKEQQTVTPEPSTNVLYKSSNKLCSAVTLNSSVGNNIRTIQIPKSSLTLANIPVVSNTSTAIANETSTSDDGLSPDSLTNINPKSPKKILVSAIVSSSVKSTPSPSVSASAKSVVDISRISNSKPILVQSIGTASSSHTPAAYSFVSSPKDAIKIGSAVGGGTIVSIRQVNSNSGISNIGQKNQLLACGQTTSLLSSQSSTQTKGTQLSINNASFTGSSGGTTLQTMKGGAVITATISKPIYSSSVGPAPLKQGTGSAASIIQTNLPGSVFSQKMMVSSCKANTPSSGESNTTVPTIVAIKSTSTPNMTSVTPGGTNRIVKPTTNLFSTITLTKGQQSVLTPAKQRQIIQNLLSQNQKQSLAGNQIVSQAQLLAASASSSSITKVQSGDTKQQYKSGPAYLVENQATAPAFKINPNSSGATTIKTLSPKIVKITPTRSKPQSSIRPVGNISTIVGSSNATVLPASSVINQTAASNVKMIKMNPSTIITSSSEGLSMTNAANISASTAVAVTVPNNAGTIVTPSITKSGTMRVLKTATGSTAVIKTEVTRSVQSTAHHTLENLRKDPSSQIGSKLLVNPNINTGQLIPLESLLQKPGIGSTVNNSVGGLNTILKLAGTTKTGQQFLQFGTSSSPSKPISNLPSNSSGVSTVASAAQQYTILPQTRNIISVASTSATNRSTNLPLTIMSSPSESSDGFQSGGSIIVANKKANLGEVNSSADATTSLLSHVANSSSAKLMQQGTKVKLLTTTTHNSNSFGTAPAVSASQQQGSVYNAKTTVPSTVSVSGEFLNAKIIGVRNITSGKIKGTPSLSLMNANSLNIAHIGGKPVLIANSTSVGANQAIAVSTAHLSGATKSGPSSSMVLTGNTSSNSLVLGQPNASSVTVSGVSSTVGREITRTNSGTSIPGQIQTVLLRNNLLKVQTAPNKLSHPQSIVSGTLSSSGVNSGINPAATALIATSGQCSTAHSKPQPQQQQQYKSQKQQQNINSGGNAVIIAPNIPSNPMVLGRAVGEETPTTYVKIQSSDAELTNNLDSVSQSPRVVISQPIIMASDIQKTGTSINLKRLKVIPISKQPNK from the exons ATGGGCAGAAATTTAGAAATGGCGAGAAAACTATCCATGAAAACCTACAGTGCAGCAGATAATACGTACGAATCGAGCTCCGGCAGTGATTCAGATGAGAGCAATGCGAGCCTATTGGAAAGAAGCTGCCTGTTGAGCAACAAATTTATGCTACCGAAAGATCTATGCGAAAATGTTAGTATTTTTCATGAATTGTTTTCTCGCACCCTGTGGGATACACTACCGCAAACCACTCAACAGAAGCTAGCAAAGTTGCTGCCAGTGGCCAAAGATGATATGCCGTCGGCGACGAAGGTAGTGCACAGTTTGATGTCGCAAGAATTGCAGCGTTTCGGTAAAGAACCGATGGATGACTTTCGCTGCAAGCTAGCAAACGGCAGCTTCCGAGTGGATATAGCCAAATTGAAGCACAATTTAGCCGAATTAACGAAGAAAGATAAGCGTATGGTAGAACTGCAACGAATGTCTCGTTTAGCGCCGAAAGTAATGCTTTCCCGTGAAGCTGTTTTGTACAGTGAGCTGCACTCAAATGATGGACGTGCTGTACCATCATTTGGTAGAGTAACCGATAATTATGACCGTCGTCGGCAGTGGAAATATGATTTCAACGTGTCATCCGCAATGGAAAAGTATCAAGCAGTTGCGAAAAAGCgttatttaagtgaaattaTTAATATATGCGATGAAGTCGGTTTGCCAATGAGCCTGTCCGATGAAGAAGATTGTATGCATGCTTTGCCAACCGGAACGACACGAAAACAACGACGGATGGTAGGCACTGGTCCGCAGTCTAGCGAGCAGTCAAACGTTCTGCCACGTCCCGGAACGTTCGGCAGTTTCAACGGTACAGCGGGAAACACATTCGACGGCACCATATTTAATGCACCGAAGGTATTTCTTGTTACTGAGGAACATTACAGAAAACTATTACTACAACATAGGAAACGTAAAATGGAAGAACCCGATCATCCTGAGCTGGATTTAgacaatattaaattaaaggaTGTCGTTAGCCGCACACAAATAGCTGCCGGATATCGAAGAATATTGCCACTACCCAAAGTGCACATTTCGGATGCTTTAAAAGATAATTCGACGACAATGAAGGGAAAAGTGAAGTcacaaaaatctttaaaaatgcACCGAACGTCTCTAGATCAACCCGATTCAAAAGGTACGTTCGAGCGAAACTTTGGCGAGCATCAAAATGTGGAAAGAGTTAAAACGGAACCGAGTGTGGCAACAAATGTTAAGGTAAAAGAGGAACAACCAACAAGTGATTGTTTTGATTCAGTTTTGAATGAGAATGTTGTGTCGAACGTTATTTCAACTCGTTCAGATGAAAAAAGCACAATGTCAAACGATGAATCCgtaaaagaagataaaagaaaTTTCAATGCGATCGTAGAAACGAAGCTGGAAACGGCTGACACGTTTTCAACGTCAACAATTATGAACACGGCGCAATCTACGAAACCATTATCGAACGAATCGTTATTTGATGCAATGGTTGAAAATGTCGAACAAAACTCAACGGAACAAAGTTCTATGAACTGTTTGTTTAGTAATGGAACGCATGCCTGTTTCCTATCGGTTGTTCGTGATCTGTTTTGCTCGAATCCCGATCATCGATCTACTTTGCCGGAACTGCGACTAAAGTTGGATGCATGGACAAAGAGTCCTGTAGCTGAACGTAATGTTTGGTTTGAGCAGTATAAAAATATTGGCGAATGGAATGACACACTACAATCTGCAGTACAATTTTTGACAGGGGAGTTTGTAAACCAACCAGAAGATTTCGTTCCGTATATAGAGCATAAAGTAAGCCTCAATATATTGCAATGGATTGGTGCATCTCGCGATGGGGACAGCCGGTTAGTACAACTTTGTGCATATTGGCAAAGTAGAAAGCAAGAAATTAACAAACCTTCAAGTCAGCATTCACTTACGGCTAGTAACGCACCATGTATGAGCGGTTCTATTGTAAATGATTCTTCTTTAATGCAAGCCGTCTCTGCTTCTCCAAAATGCAGAAGCAGAACAACTGTTGCTTCAAAACATGTTCCCTTTTCCCCGTCTTATTCGCCCTCATCGTCCATGTCTTCCGTGTCGTCGTTACCGATTGCGGTAGATAATTCTCTATTCAACGAATCTACCGTATCATCACTATCGATAAAGACCGCCACTTTGTCCGAGGATGACGGAACAATTAATGAACGTTCGAcagcaacaccaccaccactgttCCCTACGGACTGGACCGTTCGGAAAGCCACCGACCAGGAAATAGAAAGCTTTCGTGAGCAGGAAAAACGGCGATATGAAAATCCACACATGGCTTTCACGTATAAGCAACACTCTTACGACAGCGTGGTTGGCCCAGTTAAGGGAATTTATACGCAAGCTCCAGGCATCTCAAAAGCCCGTGGTCACAGTATGCTAGTTGCGAATCGTCCAAATTTCGTTACTATCCTTACGTTAGTGCGAGATGCCACCGCCCGCCTACCTAACGGTGAAGGTACACGGGCAGATATTTGCGAGCTGCTAAAATCATCGCAATACATTTCGCCAACAGCAACTGATCAAGTCTTACAAACCATCGTCAGCGGTGCATTGGATAGGATGCACACCGAACGTGATCCATGTGTTAAGTATGATGCAAAGCGCAAAATTTGGATCTATTTGCATCGAAACCGCACGGAGCAGGAATTTGAACGTTTGCACATGCAGTATCAAGGATTcactaaacataaaaaatccaTCGTTAGAAAACCGTTAAGGCAGTCCAAAGAAAGTATATCAACATCCAGCACGGCCAAGCATGACTTGCTGAACGATAGTGGTACTTCTGTCGAGAGTTTTACTTTAAACAGTTCAATGATTAAGATGGATCAGGACCTTCAAGCGACGGTTGGATGTATTGCAATGGATCCAACTATTAATACCGACACAGCTATAATCAATGCGGAGATAccaatcagcagcagcacgtgtGGTACATCGGTGGGAAAATCGACAACGTCTTTGTTAAAAAAGCAGACGCCCCTAACTTTATCATCAGATAACATCAATGTACAACAACCATGTAACGACATAAAAAGCGACATCCACTCCAGCATTGTAAAGGGTTTAACATCAGACGTAAATACGCCATGTCAAGCAGATCAAGCCAAACAACCTATATGTATCGTAAAAGAACAGCAGACAGTAACTCCAGAACCCAGTACAAATGTGTTGTACAAATCTTCAAATAAATTGTGTAGTGCTGTTACTTTAAATTCATCCGTTGGAAACAATATACGCACGATTCAGATTCCCAAATCTTCATTAACTCTGGCCAATATACCGGTAGTTTCCAACACTAGTACAGCAATTGCTAATGAAACTTCAACTTCGGACGATGGTTTGTCGCCAGATTCGTTAACAAACATTAATCCTAAATCGCCAAAGAAAATATTGGTATCAGCAATAGTGTCGTCATCAGTGAAATCAACTCCATCCCCATCCGTTAGTGCAAGTGCTAAATCTGTAGTCGATATTTCACGAATATCCAACTCGAAACCCATACTGGTACAATCCATAGGAACTGCTTCATCCTCGCACACACCAGCGGCATATTCCTTCGTTTCATCTCCTAAAGATGCTATTAAAATTGGTTCTGCCGTGGGAGGAGGTACGATTGTGTCCATCCGACAGGTGAACAGCAATTCGGGCATCAGTAACATTggtcaaaaaaatcaattattggCTTGTGGACAAACTACCTCATTGTTATCTTCACAGTCATCTACACAAACGAAAGGAACACAATTGTCGATCAATAATGCTTCGTTCACTGGTTCATCTGGAGGCACTACACTGCAAACTATGAAAGGTGGTGCAGTAATAACAGCTACAATTAGTAAACCAATTTACAGTTCCTCTGTTGGACCAGCGCCCTTGAAGCAAGGCACTGGATCTGCTGCTTCCATCATACAAACCAATCTTCCTGGCTCTGTTTTTTCGCAAAAGATGATGGTTAGTTCTTGCAAAGCGAATACACCATCCTCCGGGGAAAGCAATACTACTGTACCTACAATAGTAGCAATCAAATCAACCAGCACGCCCAACATGACATCTGTAACGCCAGGTGGTACTAATCGTATCGTAAAGCCTACAACTAATCTGTTTAGCACAATCACGCTTACTAAAGGACAGCAGTCCGTGCTAACGCCAGCTAAACAAAgacaaattattcaaaatctgctttcacaaaatcaaaaacaatcattaGCAGGTAATCAAATAGTTTCTCAAGCTCAACTACTTGCTGCtagcgcatcatcatcatccataaCAAAGGTACAAAGTGGCGATACGAAACAACAGTATAAAAGTGGCCCAGCTTACTTGGTGGAAAATCAGGCAACTGCTCCAGCATTCAAAATTAATCCAAACTCGAGTGGTGCAACAACCATTAAGACATTATCTCCAAAAATAGTCAAAATAACGCCTACACGTTCGAAACCCCAGTCCTCAATAAGACCTGTTGGTAACATAAGTACAATTGTCGGGTCCTCTAACGCCACTGTACTTCCGGCATCGAGCGTTATCAACCAAACAGCAGCATCTAAtgtgaaaatgataaaaatgaatcCATCAACAATAATCACATCATCTAGTGAAGGCCTCAGTATGACGAATGCTGCTAATATTAGCGCTAGTACTGCGGTTGCTGTTACTGTACCGAATAATGCTGGAACTATCGTCACTCCGTCCATTACTAAAAGCGGAACTATGCGAGTGCTTAAAACAGCTACAGGGTCTACAGCTGTAATCAAGACAGAAGTAACAAGGTCCGTGCAAAGTACAGCTCACCACACGTTGGAAAATTTGCGAAAGGATCCATCTTCGCAGATTGGTTCCAAATTGCTTGTAAATCCCAACATCAACACGGGTCAACTAATTCCACTGGAAAGCTTGTTACAAAAACCCGGTATTGGAAGCACAGTAAACAATTCAGTTGGGggtttaaatacaattttgaaGCTTGCCGGTACCACCAAAACCGGACAACAGTTCCTGCAGTTCGGCACCAGTTCGTCCCCTTCAAAGCCTATCTCAAATTTACCGTCGAACAGTAGTGGAGTATCTACCGTTGCGAGTGCAGCCCAGCAATACACAATTTTACCGCAAACACGAAACATAATATCCGTCGCATCAACGTCTGCAACAAATCGATCAACGAACCTTCCCTTAACCATAATGTCTTCACCATCAGAATCAAGTG aTGGTTTCCAGTCTGGTGGTTCAATAAttgttgcaaataaaaaagcaaatctAGGTGAAGTTAATTCATCCGCCGACGCTACTACTTCGCTACTCAGTCACGTGGCAAATTCATCAAGCGCCAAACTAATGCAGCAGGGCACGAAAGTTAAACTGCTAACTACGACCACACACAATTCAAATTCTTTTGGTACTGCTCCTGCCGTTTCAGCGTCGCAGCAGCAAGGCTCGGTTTATAATGCCAAAACAACTGTTCCCTCCACCGTCAGTGTTAGTGGGGagtttttaaatgcaaaaattatAGGCGTTCGCAACATTACCTCGGGTAAAATTAAAGGAACTCCTTCCTTAAG CTTGATGAATGCAAATAGCTTAAATATAGCGCATATCGGAGGAAAACCTGTTCTAATTGCAAATAGTACATCGGTCGGAGCCAATCAAGCAATTGCAGTCAGTACCGCTCATTTAAGCGGCGCCACCAAGTCCGGTCCATCTAGCTCTATGGTGTTAACGGGAAATACTAGCTCCAACAGTCTCGTACTGGGTCAGCCAAATGCAAGTAGTGTG ACCGTATCTGGCGTATCTTCAACGGTCGGAAGAGAAATCACGCGCACAAACAGCGGCACCAGTATACCCGGTCAAATTCAAACTGTTCTACTTCGTAATAATTTGTTGAAGGTTCAAACCGCTCCAAATAAATTGTCCCATCCACAATCGATAGTTTCTGGGACGCTTAGTAGCAGTGGAGTAAACAGTGGCATTAATCCAGCTGCTACCGCATTGATTGCAACGAGCGGTCAATGCTCTACAGCCCATTCAAAACCgcaaccacaacaacagcagcaatacAAATCAcagaaacaacagcaaaacatcaaCTCGGGTGGAAATGCTGTCATTATAGCACCAAATATACCATCAAACCCCATGGTCCTAGGAAGAGCAGTTGGCGAAGAAACACCAACAACGTACGTTAAAATACAATCTTCTGATGCCGAGCTAACCAAC aatTTGGATTCAGTGTCACAGTCACCGCGGGTAGTTATTTCGCAGCCGATTATAATGGCATCAGATATACAAAAAACTGGCACCTCTATAAATCTTAAACGACTTAAAGTTATACCCATAAGTAAACAGCCAAACAAATAG